A segment of the Peptoclostridium acidaminophilum DSM 3953 genome:
TTTTGGGAGGAACTGGGCGTATTCGAGCAGCAGGACGGGTACAGGGACAAGGTGCTTGAGGAGGCCTCAGCAATACCATCCGCCGAGCTTCCCATATCACGCAGCTGGTCGTGGGATCGGATTCTAAGGTCGTGCTTCATCAAGCAGGCCGACGTGCTCCAGGCCTTCTACATGCTGCCCGAGAATTTTTCACGGGAGACCATGAAGCGGAATTTTGATTTCTATGAGCCAAAAACCGTCCACGAGTCCTCGCTTTCAGCATTGGCGCACTCAATAGTCGCATCCAGAGTGTGTGATTTTGAAAAGGCGCTCTCGCTTTTTGAACATTCTGTTACTCTTGATTTGGAAAACCGCAACAGGGACACTGCCGACGGCCTCCACATTACAAGCATGGCCGGTGCATATCTTTGCATCTGCCTTGGGTTTGCCGGGATACGAATCGAACATGGAAAACTTTCTATGAGTCCGCACGTGCCGAGGGGATGGGACGGCTATTCCTTCAGCATGATATTTAAAGAAAATCGAATGAGGATAGCCGTTGAAAAAAGCCTAGTCACCGTCTACTGGGATTCTTACGAGACGATAATAATACGAGTTTTCGAGTCGGAGCATGAAATTCTCCCCGGAGAAAATGTTATAAATGCAACCACGCTGCACGCTGTATAATTAGCCACCCTGCATGTTTTACTTAATGCAGGGTTTTTATATCAAAAAATAAAAAAAGAGGAAGACTCTCTCTTCCCCGGACAATTTTTAGACCTCGAGCACCTTGACTCTGTGATTGCTGGCGACCTTCATAATGCGGTTGACGTCATACTCATACACCCTCATATACACATGCTGTTCTGATATCTTTGTCTCCAATGTCATGTGATACCCCTTAAGAGTGTTGATAAATTTTTTGATTCTGTCTTCACTTTCTTTTCTGACTTTTAAAAGCTTCACCCTATGCACCCCTTTGTTTTTTATTGTGACTGAAAAGCCGCCAAATCAAATATACCCACAGGTCTAAAAATAAAACGAAAAATCAAATAGTATTTTGTATATAGCGATATTCAATCGGAATTTGATATGTGATTTATTTTCTTTGATTGCCACTCGTTCATACATTGTCAATACTCGCGAGCACTCGGCAGCACACATATCAACCGTGTCTAAGTATGACTTGTATCTTATTATTGTATATATACCAATTAAGCCCTCTGCAAACATAAAAAAGCTTATTTTTATCTGCAATCGTGATTTTTTTTCCTCGGTGAAGGTATATATGTAATATAATATAGATACAGATAACTGTATCTATCAGTTCTTCACCGATGATGGTTAAGGGGGATTTTTTATGCTTTTACAAATTGCAGCCGTTTTGTGGGCAATTGTTGGCTTTTTCTCTGGCTCGGCAAGTGTATTCATCGCAGGAGGTCTGGCCTGCATTGTTCTCGACATTGTAAGACTTTCAATCAGACAGCTTAATCCAATACTATTTGCATCAACATACATACTCTGTTATATGCTCTTTGGCATAAGGGATGGAATCATTGTGGGATCTATAATACTTAATACAATGGATATAATAACTCCGAGAATAAAGACTATGTCAGGTGTCCTGTTGGAATTTGACAAGCTTGACTAACAACCCAGTAATAAAAAACACCTCTTTGAGCCGTTATTTGACTCGAAAAGGTGTTTTTTTCGTTGAGGTCTACAATTTTATGCAGCCTTTGTCTTCGTTGTTTATGACCCAGTAGCATTTTGATTCGTCGACGTTGAAGTACATCTGCAGATCCTTTATTTCCTTTACTAGTCTGCCCTGCTGCAGCCATTCGTCTTTTACGAGTCTTACCATGTCCTTTTTTGATATTTGCTTTCCGCTGTGCTCCACAAAAAAATCAGTTTTCAACTTCAATTCACTTCCCTTTTTCTTTTTAGTGCTTTATTTTCACTTTATCCTCAGTAGATAGTATACCCGAAAAAACCGAGTTTTACACTATGGACTGCACGAAAGAAAGGTGTAGGTGAATCCAATTAATAAACGGCCTTTAAGTAACCAAAAACGTCCGGAGTAAAAAACCACACAAAAAACCCGCAATGATATGCGGGTTTTCAAGTTGACAATACATGATATGCCTATTAAATTTTGTCTCAAAGCGCTTGATTACATTCCCATGAAAAGCTTTATGTCGTCTTCTACTGTGCCTATTCCGGCTATTCCGAATGTCTCAACAAGCACTTTTGCCACGTTTGGAGACAGGAATGCAGGAAGTGTAGGTCCAAGGTGTATGTTCTTAACGCCCAGGTAGAGAAGCGCAAGCAGAACTATTACTGCTTTTTGCTCATACCAAGCTATGTTGTATGCTATTGGAAGCTCGTTTACATCTTCAAGGCCGAATGCATCCTTTAGCGCGAGGGCTATTTTTACAAGCGAGTAAGAGTCGTTGCACTGTCCAGCGTCTAGAACTCTTGGTATTCCGCCTATGTCTCCCAGAGGAAGCTTGTTGTATCTGTATTTCGCGCAGCCTGCTGTCAGGATTACTGTATCATTCGGAAGCGCCTTTGCAAATTCAGTGTAGTACTCTCTGTTCTTCATTCTTCCGTCACAGCCCGCCATTACGAAGAATTTCTTTATGGCGCCTGACTTGACAGCGTCTATTACCTTGTCGGCAAGTGCTATGACCTGGTTGTGTGCAAAGCCTCCAACTATCTCGCCTGATTCTATTTCTACAGGCGCAGCGCATTTTTTCGCAAGCTCTATTATTTCGCTAAAGTCCTTGCTGCCGTCTGCCGCTTCTTCTATATGCTTGAAACCAGGGAAGCCGCAGGCTCCTGTTGTGAAGACTCTATCCCTGTAGGTGGCGTCAGCCTTTGGAGGAACTATGCAGTTAGTAGTAAACAGCACTGGTCCGTTGAATGACTCAAACTCTTCTTTTTGCTTCCACCATGCGTTTCCGTAGTTTCCGTAGAAATGGCTGTATTTCTTGAATGCAGGATAGTAGTTTGCAGGAAGCATTTCACTGTGAGTATATACATCGACTCCTGTTCCCTCAGTCTGCTTGAGCAGAGCCTCCATGTCCCTGAGGTCGTGTCCGCTTATTAGTATTCCCGGGTTGGTTCCGGCTCCAATTTTTACCGATGTTATTTCAGGGTTTCCGTATGTTTCTGTATTGGCCTTGTCCAAAAGCGCCATTACATCTACTCCAAACTTGCCTGTTTCCATTACAAGAGCAACCAGCTGATCAGCACTCATGCCATCGTCAAGTGTAGCCGCAAGCGCCTTTTCAGCGAAAGCAAAAATTTCATCATCCTTGTATCCAAGGTGGTAAGCGTGGCTTCCATATGCAGCCACTCCCTTTAGGCCGTATATTGTGAGCTCTCTTAGCGATCTTACGTCCTCGTTTTCAGTTGCAAGAACACCTACAGTCTCAGCTTTTGCATCGTATTCCGCCGGAGTACCGTTCCAGATGGCACAGTCATGAGTAACTCCCGAAAGGTCTGCTCCTGCCGCTGCAGCTCTCGCCTTTATTGCGTCTCTTATTTCAAAAGCTCTAGTTATTCTTTTAACAAATACATCCTTGTCAAAGTTTGCATTTGTTATTGTTGCAAAAAGGCTTTCAAACATGAATCTCTTTTCGTCCTCTTCAGGTACACCGCCCTTTTCTCTTAGCTTAAGGCTGTAAAGAGATATCCCCTTTAGCGCATATATTAGTAGGTCTTGTAAATTGGCCACTTCCTCTGTCTTTCCGCATACCCCAACCTTCATCGAACATCCCTTGTTCATAGCTGTTTCCTGACATTGATAGCAAAACATACTCATTAATCCGACCTCCTTTTAATTTGCAATTCAATTTCAATTCAAAATCCCCTCAATTTATGGGGACGGTTTTACTTTCCCACTTGAGTCACATGAACCACCATGTGCCCAAGCTCAAAATGTAGTTGCAGCTCATCATACCGCTTAAAGGTATTATTTTTAGTGCATTGAAACTGCTGCTCTATGTATATATATCTCCATGTGATGAGCCTCTTAATCAAAATTATATCCATTTTGACGATATTGGCGGTAACTCTGGTTACCAGAATCATATATAAGCGAAGACAGGTATGATTCAATGACATGGCCGCAAAATTTTGGGCTGGCTGCTGGTTCTTTTAACGGATTGTATTATTCCTTTGGATTCGCATTATACGTTGGAATCAGGGACGCCCCGACTATCCCCGCCTTGTCACCAAACTCGGCAAGCTTGATTTCTGCATGCCTTACCCCCTTGTAGAGCACCTCTCTTTCAACCTGCTCTCTTGTCATATCCAGCAGGAAATCTCCCGCCTTGGAGACTCCCCCTCCAAGGACTATTACCTCCGGGTCCAGCATGTTGATTATATTGACTATGCCCTTTGCCAGATATCTCGAAAGCCTCGAGACCGCCATTAGCGAGAGCAGGTCTCCTCTCTTTGCAAATTCGAATATTGTCCTGGCGTCTACAACTCCCGCTTCCCCCACCGCCTGCAGCGCAGAGCTTTCCTCGTCGGCATACTCGACAAGCTTCATGAAATACCGCTCGAGCGCCCTTGCCGATGCGAACGTCTCAAGGCAACCGTTCCTGCCGCAGGTGCAGTTGTAGAAATTCTCTCCCACCGCCATGTGGCCTATTTCGCCTCCGGCGCCGCTAAAGCCCCTGTGGAGCCTGCCTCCTATTACAATTCCTCCTCCGACCCCGGAACCGAGCGTGAGCATCACGCCGCAGTCAGCGCCCTTCATGCTGCCGTATGCATGCTCGGCAAGCGCCGCCGCATTTGCGTCGTTTTCTATGAATACCTCAAGACCTGTCAGCTTTTTAAGGTCGCGCCCGAGAGGCATGCCTTTCCAGCCCAGGTTGACGCAGTATATGACATCTCCTTTTTCATCGGCTATGCCCGGTATCCCGACGCCGACATTTTCGATTTTTACGCCATTTTCCTGCAAGCGCGGCTTTAATGTGTTTATTATGTATGCAATATCCATAACAATCCGCTCGTAGCCACGCTCGGGTCTTGTGGCGATCACAAGCTCTCTCATTACAGAACCCTCGGAACCCACTATTCCTCCCGCTATTCCCGTGGCTCCAACGTCTATGCCTATACGCATTTTCCCCTCCCAAACTGTTTTTATTTTAATCCTGTTGTATTTCAAAAACATATTGTATATCACTATTATTTCTTGTAAAATAATTATGTCATACTATTTGTGTATATAATGCTCTATATTGTGTGAAAAATTTGTTTTTCAGCACAAAATATGTATACCCATATATCCATTGCGTACATCTCAAATCGGGTTTTAGCATTTTTTTGCTTAAAACCTGTGCCACAGGGTAAATATTACTTGTGTGTTTTGTTGAGAGGAGGTGTTCTAAATGGAAAAGCTTTGCATATACATAATCTCTGACTCCATAGGTGAAACAGCTGAAAAGCTTACTGGCGCTGGCCTTTGTCAGTTTGACGGCATTCAATTTGAAGTGAAGAAATTTCCCTATGTAAGAGACGCACAGCTTCTTATGGACATACTCTTTCAGGCCGAGTCTGAAAATCCTGTAATAGCCTATACGCTTTTGGATTTATCGCTCATAGCCGCTTTAAAAGAATTTTGCACAGCGAAAAACATATACCACATAGACATGATAAACAATGCTGTATGCTCTATTTCAATGGCATCACATCTAAAACCGCTTAGAAAGCCCGGTCACTTCAGAAAGAAGATGATGGAGGGAATTACGCAACGCATAAACGCTCTGGATTTTGCCATAAAGTATGACGATGGCAAGGACCCAAGAGGCATGCATCAGGCAGACGTTGTCCTTGTTGGAATCTCAAGGACATGCAAGACTCCGCTTGGAATAATACTAGGCAGCATGGGTATAAAGTCGGCCAGCGTGCCGCTCGCACCAGAGCTTCCTGTGCCAGCCGAGCTGTTTTCGGTTAAGCCGGGCCGCATAGTGGGCCTTGCCCACGCTCCCGAAAATCTTGCTGCAGTGCGGGATGAACGGCTCAGATATATGGGCCTTCCATCAGGCAACTACAGCTCCATCGAAAGGATAAGGCTTGAGCTCGAATACGCACGCAAGGTCATGGAATGCCTCGGCTGTCCCGTCATTGATGTAACCTACAGGTCACTCGAAGAGCTAGCACATATTATAGTTTCACTTGTAAAGAAATAATAGTTATAAAAAATATCATTTAAAAATATTTATTATGATTAAAAAGGAGTGCGAAAATGACTAAATACGTTTACAGTTTTTCTGAGGGTACAAAAGAAATGAAAAGCCTTCTTGGTGGTAAGGGTGCCAACCTTGCTGAGATGAGCATAATCGGACTGCCAGTGCCTCCGGGGTTCACAATCACAACTCAGGCTTGTACTGATTATTATAAGCAAAACAAGGAGCTTTGGAGCGATCTTCTTGACGAGATAAAATCAAAGCTTGCAGAGCTTGAGCAGACTATGGGCAAAAAACTTGGCGACGCGACTAATCCGCTTCTTGTTTCTGTTCGTTCCGGCGCAGTTTTTTCTATGCCTGGAATGATGGACACTATACTTAACCTTGGTCTTAACGACGAGTCTGTCGAAGGCATAGCAAAGGCTATGAACAACCCAAGGCTTGCATACGACAGCTACAGAAGATTCATACAGATGTTTGCTGACGTTGCAATGGACGTGCCTAAATACAAGTTCGAGGCTATACTTGAGCGTACAAAGGAGCAAAAAGGATACCACTACGACACTGAGCTTACTGCTGAAGACCTAAAGGGTATAGTTGCAGAGTTCAAAACTGTATACAAGCTTGAGATTGGAAAGGACTTCCCTTCTGATCCTTTTGAGCAGCTTCTTATGGCCGTTAGAGCGGTATTCAACTCATGGAACAATCCAAGAGCTATAACATACAGAAGACTTAACGACATCCCTCACGACCTGGGAACTGCGGTTAACGTGCAGTCGATGGTATTTGGAAACACAGGCGACAAGTCGGGTACTGGTGTTGCTTTCACAAGAAACCCTTCCACAGGAGAAAACAAGCTCTTTGGAGAATACCTTATAAACGCTCAGGGAGAAGACGTTGTTGCCGGCATAAGAACTCCTCAGTCTATAGATACTCTAAAGGACGATATGCCTGCTGTATACGATGAATTCATAAGAATAACACAGCTTCTTGAAAACCACTACAAGGATATGCAGGACATAGAGTTCACAGTGGAAGACGAAAAGCTTTATATACTTCAGACAAGAAACGGAAAGAGAACTTCTCAGGCGGCTATAAACGTAGCTGTCGACATGGTTGAAGAAGGCCGTATATCTAAGGAGGAGGCTGTTCTTAGAATAGAGCCTGAAAGAGTTAACGAGCTGCTTCACCCTAAATTCGAAGACAAGGCGCTTAAAGCTGCACACCTTCTTGCAAAAGGACTTCCAGCATCTCCAGGAGCTGCTGCAGGAAAAGTTTACTTCAATGCTGAGGACTGCGTAGCTGCAAGCTCAAAGGGAGAAAAGACTCTTCTTGTAAGACTTGAGACTTCTCCTGAGGACATAGAGGGAATGGTTGCCGCAGAAGGTATACTTACTGCAAGAGGCGGAATGACTTCTCACGCTGCGGTTGTTGCAAGAGGAATGGGCAAATGCTGCGTTGCAGGCTGTGGAACTCTTAGAATAGACGAGCGTGCAGGATTCTTCAAGGTTGGAGATTTGACTGTAAAAGAGGGAGATTACATATCTCTTGACGGAAGCACAGGTTCGGTTTACCTTGGCGCTGTTGACAGGGTTGAGCCTAAGCTTTCAGGAAAATTCGAGACTCTCATGACATGGGTTGACGGAATGAGAAAGCTTAAGGTGAGAACTAACGCCGACACGCCTAAGGATGCCAGGATAGCTGTTGATTTCGGAGCTGAGGGCATAGGCCTTTGCAGAACTGAGCACATGTTCTTCGAAGCCGAGAGAATTCCAGCTGTAAGAGAGATGATAATTGCCCAGTCGCTTGAAGCCAGAATGACTGCGCTTGCAAAGCTGCTTCCTATGCAAAGGGAAGACTTCATGGGAATATTCAGGGCTATGGGCGAAAGATCTGTAACTATAAGACTGCTCGATCCACCTCTTCACGAGTTCCTTCCAAGAGAGGAAAAAGACATAATAGAGCTTGCCAGAACTATGAGCATCCCGGTAGATGATCTGAAGGCAAGAGTTGATGATCTTCAGGAATTCAACCCTATGCTTGGACACAGGGGCTGCCGTCTTGCAGTAACTTATCCTGAGATATACGCTATGCAGGCTCAGGCTATAATAGAAGGCGCTATAGCTGTCAAGAAGGAAGGCATCGATGTTAAGCCTGAGATAATGATACCGCTTATAGGCTCAGTTAAAGAGCTTGCTTATGTCAAGTCTATCGTGACTGAGGTTGCAGACGACATAATAGCAAAATCAGACGTTAAGCTAAATTACCTTGTTGGAACAATGATAGAGATTCCAAGAGCTGCTATAACTGCAGACGAGATAGCAAAAGAGGCTCAGTTCTTCAGCTTTGGAACTAACGACCTTACTCAGATGGGCTTTGGCTTCTCGAGAGACGATGCCAACAAGTTCCTTGGCGAATACGAAGAGAAGGGCATACTTGAGAAGGATCCGTTCCAAGTGCTTGATCAGGCGGGAATAGGCAAGCTTGTCAAGATGGGCTGCGAGCTCGGAAGAAGCACTAATCCTGATATCCACCTTGGAATATGCGGAGAGCACGGCGGAGAGCCTTCTTCAGTGGAATTCTGCCACAGAATAGGACTTGACTATGTTTCTTGCTCACCATTCAGGGTTCCTGTTGCAAGAATAGCTGCTGCACACGCTGCTCTCAAGGAAAAATCAGGAGATCAAGTTAGAGACAAGTAAAGTATAAAGTCAAAGCAAAAAAAGCTCGGGGATCGAGGCCGAAATAAAGGCCGCTCCCCGGGCTTTTTTATTAAAAGCTATGAAAAATCCCGCCGGCGGCTCTTTATGTGAGCTGCCGGCGGGATTTTTCATTTTACTCTTGATTTTTTTAATATTAGTCTTGGAA
Coding sequences within it:
- the hcp gene encoding hydroxylamine reductase, producing the protein MSMFCYQCQETAMNKGCSMKVGVCGKTEEVANLQDLLIYALKGISLYSLKLREKGGVPEEDEKRFMFESLFATITNANFDKDVFVKRITRAFEIRDAIKARAAAAGADLSGVTHDCAIWNGTPAEYDAKAETVGVLATENEDVRSLRELTIYGLKGVAAYGSHAYHLGYKDDEIFAFAEKALAATLDDGMSADQLVALVMETGKFGVDVMALLDKANTETYGNPEITSVKIGAGTNPGILISGHDLRDMEALLKQTEGTGVDVYTHSEMLPANYYPAFKKYSHFYGNYGNAWWKQKEEFESFNGPVLFTTNCIVPPKADATYRDRVFTTGACGFPGFKHIEEAADGSKDFSEIIELAKKCAAPVEIESGEIVGGFAHNQVIALADKVIDAVKSGAIKKFFVMAGCDGRMKNREYYTEFAKALPNDTVILTAGCAKYRYNKLPLGDIGGIPRVLDAGQCNDSYSLVKIALALKDAFGLEDVNELPIAYNIAWYEQKAVIVLLALLYLGVKNIHLGPTLPAFLSPNVAKVLVETFGIAGIGTVEDDIKLFMGM
- the ppdK gene encoding pyruvate, phosphate dikinase; its protein translation is MTKYVYSFSEGTKEMKSLLGGKGANLAEMSIIGLPVPPGFTITTQACTDYYKQNKELWSDLLDEIKSKLAELEQTMGKKLGDATNPLLVSVRSGAVFSMPGMMDTILNLGLNDESVEGIAKAMNNPRLAYDSYRRFIQMFADVAMDVPKYKFEAILERTKEQKGYHYDTELTAEDLKGIVAEFKTVYKLEIGKDFPSDPFEQLLMAVRAVFNSWNNPRAITYRRLNDIPHDLGTAVNVQSMVFGNTGDKSGTGVAFTRNPSTGENKLFGEYLINAQGEDVVAGIRTPQSIDTLKDDMPAVYDEFIRITQLLENHYKDMQDIEFTVEDEKLYILQTRNGKRTSQAAINVAVDMVEEGRISKEEAVLRIEPERVNELLHPKFEDKALKAAHLLAKGLPASPGAAAGKVYFNAEDCVAASSKGEKTLLVRLETSPEDIEGMVAAEGILTARGGMTSHAAVVARGMGKCCVAGCGTLRIDERAGFFKVGDLTVKEGDYISLDGSTGSVYLGAVDRVEPKLSGKFETLMTWVDGMRKLKVRTNADTPKDARIAVDFGAEGIGLCRTEHMFFEAERIPAVREMIIAQSLEARMTALAKLLPMQREDFMGIFRAMGERSVTIRLLDPPLHEFLPREEKDIIELARTMSIPVDDLKARVDDLQEFNPMLGHRGCRLAVTYPEIYAMQAQAIIEGAIAVKKEGIDVKPEIMIPLIGSVKELAYVKSIVTEVADDIIAKSDVKLNYLVGTMIEIPRAAITADEIAKEAQFFSFGTNDLTQMGFGFSRDDANKFLGEYEEKGILEKDPFQVLDQAGIGKLVKMGCELGRSTNPDIHLGICGEHGGEPSSVEFCHRIGLDYVSCSPFRVPVARIAAAHAALKEKSGDQVRDK
- a CDS encoding pyruvate, water dikinase regulatory protein, whose protein sequence is MEKLCIYIISDSIGETAEKLTGAGLCQFDGIQFEVKKFPYVRDAQLLMDILFQAESENPVIAYTLLDLSLIAALKEFCTAKNIYHIDMINNAVCSISMASHLKPLRKPGHFRKKMMEGITQRINALDFAIKYDDGKDPRGMHQADVVLVGISRTCKTPLGIILGSMGIKSASVPLAPELPVPAELFSVKPGRIVGLAHAPENLAAVRDERLRYMGLPSGNYSSIERIRLELEYARKVMECLGCPVIDVTYRSLEELAHIIVSLVKK
- a CDS encoding ROK family protein codes for the protein MRIGIDVGATGIAGGIVGSEGSVMRELVIATRPERGYERIVMDIAYIINTLKPRLQENGVKIENVGVGIPGIADEKGDVIYCVNLGWKGMPLGRDLKKLTGLEVFIENDANAAALAEHAYGSMKGADCGVMLTLGSGVGGGIVIGGRLHRGFSGAGGEIGHMAVGENFYNCTCGRNGCLETFASARALERYFMKLVEYADEESSALQAVGEAGVVDARTIFEFAKRGDLLSLMAVSRLSRYLAKGIVNIINMLDPEVIVLGGGVSKAGDFLLDMTREQVEREVLYKGVRHAEIKLAEFGDKAGIVGASLIPTYNANPKE